The following proteins are co-located in the Camelina sativa cultivar DH55 chromosome 12, Cs, whole genome shotgun sequence genome:
- the LOC104732231 gene encoding putative defensin-like protein 20 — MLSTKIVSLFLFAAIVLCIGFSKVEGQKNIAPWVYNIKSICCREHPSLGRCLPGIDDKADNDGKCWKYCVEGCERGGFCKLFGNKHICHCYC; from the exons atgttaAGCACAAAGattgtctctttgtttttatttgcagCCATTGTGCTTTGCAttg GTTTCAGCAAAGTAGAAGGACAAAAAAACATCGCGCCGTGGGTATATAATATCAAATCGATATGTTGTAGAGAACATCCAAGTCTCGGAAGATGTCTTCCGGGCATAGATGATAAAGCTGATAATGATGGGAAATGCTGGAAATATTGTGTTGAAGGATGCGAAAGAGGTGGCTTCTGCAAACTTTTTGGAAACAAACATATATGCCATTGCTATTGTTAG